The following are encoded together in the Phragmitibacter flavus genome:
- a CDS encoding DUF1592 domain-containing protein gives MTRFVFSLSAILVAELGLSRSVGAAEPLDAFLEKHCISCHGPDKEKGDLRIDQLSRDFKLGADSHHWAEVIEQVNSGGMPPKKEKQPTQEEIAAFVTNLDSKIKAGRAGRMAARPAVAHYRMSRKEYQNTVYDLLGVRYDPSKPGELNEDTLWHGFERLGSELSLSPSHVDRYYRAAELVLDRAFPTLSVETRKVRKTAAELRYGGGEAQQEALDRLGIKRPLRFLMFPGTIQNALSTNWFGKTGPEHSGLYRMRVQASGVRPPGGQPAHLSIGTRTGEETVDGIIDFDITAAEDKPQVYEFDVMLEMPATLYFCVVATDVVDRRSGAAFRNALSSRGGYIFTHSSETLLLNPNAPQMFDDKGNGIFSTVLLDWIEWEGPLETDAEKSLRNDLVPSDDATPEVVAQHLQRFAERAWRRPVQKEELDGYLKSYLAEREAGEKPVEAYRVAMLGVLTSRNFLYLVEGDPMARERLNDWELASRLSYFLWSSMPDDALFSAAKGGTLNGGGLKQEVDRMLTDSRINRFIDDFSRQWMQLHRVGMFPPDKKLYPNYDRWLEMSMREEPVEFFREMLTKNLPMEGFLDSDWTMVNTRLSDFYGLPEPKADGFQRVSLKPEDRRGGLLTMGAALGLTSDGTRHRPVHRGVWLSEVILGKTPPPPPANVPAIEPNPPKSPKATLRDKLEAHASDANCASCHAKIDPLGLAWENYDAIGQWRTHEKIPAGVGADPQVDPSGQMPDGRSFKDSTEFKRLLIEDRDKFVRAFIEHLCTYGLRRVMTVDDQDDLNAIEAEAKKNQYGVKDIIRAVAMSELMRKR, from the coding sequence ATGACCCGTTTCGTTTTTAGCCTTTCAGCCATCCTTGTCGCCGAACTTGGTCTTTCACGCTCCGTCGGCGCAGCCGAGCCGTTGGACGCCTTTCTGGAAAAGCATTGCATCAGCTGTCATGGTCCCGACAAGGAGAAAGGTGACTTGCGGATCGACCAGCTCTCGCGCGATTTCAAGTTGGGTGCGGATTCTCATCATTGGGCGGAGGTGATCGAACAGGTCAATTCCGGCGGGATGCCTCCGAAAAAGGAGAAGCAACCGACTCAGGAGGAGATCGCGGCGTTTGTCACGAACCTGGACTCGAAGATCAAGGCGGGTCGGGCGGGGAGGATGGCGGCGCGACCTGCGGTGGCGCATTATCGCATGAGCCGGAAGGAGTATCAAAACACCGTGTATGACCTGCTCGGGGTGCGCTATGATCCGTCCAAGCCGGGTGAGTTGAACGAAGACACGCTGTGGCATGGTTTTGAGCGTCTTGGATCGGAGCTTTCGCTTTCGCCATCGCATGTCGATCGTTATTACCGCGCGGCGGAGCTTGTGCTCGATCGCGCCTTTCCCACATTGTCCGTTGAGACGCGCAAGGTGCGCAAGACTGCGGCCGAATTGCGCTACGGCGGCGGGGAGGCCCAACAGGAGGCGCTGGACCGGCTCGGCATCAAACGACCGCTGCGATTTCTCATGTTCCCCGGCACCATCCAGAACGCGCTCTCGACCAACTGGTTCGGTAAAACGGGCCCGGAACACAGCGGACTTTATCGCATGCGCGTCCAGGCCAGTGGCGTCCGTCCTCCCGGCGGTCAGCCCGCGCATTTGAGCATCGGCACGCGCACCGGCGAGGAAACGGTGGACGGCATCATCGATTTCGACATCACGGCAGCGGAGGACAAACCGCAGGTTTATGAATTCGATGTGATGCTGGAGATGCCCGCAACGCTCTATTTCTGTGTGGTGGCCACCGATGTGGTGGACCGACGCAGCGGCGCCGCCTTCCGCAATGCGCTTTCCAGTAGGGGGGGGTATATCTTCACGCACAGCAGCGAGACCCTGCTCCTCAACCCGAACGCCCCGCAGATGTTCGATGACAAGGGAAATGGGATTTTTTCAACGGTGCTCCTTGATTGGATCGAATGGGAGGGACCGCTGGAGACCGACGCAGAAAAGTCCCTGCGGAACGACCTCGTGCCCTCTGATGACGCGACCCCCGAGGTGGTTGCACAGCACCTGCAACGTTTCGCCGAGCGTGCTTGGCGGCGGCCGGTCCAGAAGGAGGAGTTGGACGGGTATCTGAAATCCTACCTTGCCGAACGCGAGGCGGGCGAAAAGCCTGTCGAAGCTTATCGTGTGGCGATGCTGGGCGTGCTGACCTCCCGAAATTTCCTCTATCTCGTTGAAGGTGATCCGATGGCCCGCGAGCGTCTCAATGATTGGGAACTCGCCTCAAGGCTCTCGTATTTTCTGTGGAGTTCGATGCCGGATGACGCCCTTTTTTCTGCAGCCAAAGGCGGCACCCTGAATGGCGGGGGACTTAAACAAGAGGTGGACCGGATGTTGACCGACAGTCGGATCAACCGCTTCATCGACGATTTTTCAAGGCAATGGATGCAACTGCATCGCGTGGGAATGTTCCCGCCGGACAAGAAACTTTACCCCAACTATGACCGTTGGCTCGAGATGAGCATGCGGGAGGAGCCAGTGGAGTTTTTCCGTGAGATGCTTACGAAAAACCTGCCAATGGAAGGCTTCCTCGATTCCGACTGGACCATGGTCAATACCCGGCTCAGCGATTTCTACGGTCTTCCAGAGCCAAAAGCAGACGGCTTCCAACGCGTCTCTCTCAAACCCGAGGATCGTCGCGGCGGTCTGCTCACGATGGGCGCAGCGCTCGGGTTGACTTCGGATGGAACCCGCCATCGCCCGGTGCATCGCGGTGTCTGGCTCAGCGAAGTGATCTTGGGCAAGACACCGCCGCCGCCGCCCGCCAACGTGCCTGCCATTGAACCCAATCCGCCCAAAAGCCCGAAGGCTACCCTGCGCGACAAACTGGAAGCCCACGCCAGCGACGCGAATTGCGCCTCATGCCATGCCAAAATTGACCCTTTGGGCCTCGCCTGGGAAAACTACGATGCCATCGGTCAATGGCGCACTCATGAGAAGATCCCGGCGGGAGTCGGAGCCGACCCGCAGGTCGATCCCTCCGGCCAAATGCCCGATGGCCGTTCCTTCAAGGATTCCACCGAATTCAAACGCCTCTTGATTGAAGACCGCGACAAGTTTGTGCGCGCCTTCATCGAACACCTCTGCACCTACGGCCTACGCCGCGTAATGACCGTTGATGATCAGGACGACCTCAACGCCATCGAGGCAGAGGCCAAGAAAAACCAATACGGGGTCAAGGACATCATCCGGGCCGTGGCCATGTCAGAACTGATGCGGAAAAGATGA
- a CDS encoding ELWxxDGT repeat protein — MPLPLPRLPFRALILTLLVLPWSLSQTAHAADPYLVKDINTVLRNDASDPYDLCVIGSTTYFTAFSPATGRELWKSDGTEAGTVLVKDIAAGSMGANITALAAMNGILYFRADDGIHGTELWKSDGTEQGTLMLKDATPGAASSVIDRLTPVGSTLYFTISESGLLVTSPNGHVSTPLDQSLWKTDGTADGTVKVKDLNPYAHGYERFGDLTPAGNHLFFMHYTAAHGSELWKSDGTEQGTGMVKDIRPGTGGSVPSHLTVVGSTLYFSANDGSTGGELWKSDGTEQGTTLVKDFIPGATSSNPTALTAFGDHLYLRATDSTHGAELWKSDGTALGTTLVKDISDGSASSSPYAFAVINGSLYFSASDGNLGVELWRTDGTAAGTMLVKDINPGPGNSSPSGLFPVGSTFYFTANDGIHGTELWKTDGTAAGTTMVKDIREGLTPSTIYYFTASGNILHFAVSDGVHGLELWKSDGTAGGTTMVKDINGGSHSSDISHPISFNGVLYYQADDGIHGKELWRSDGTVGGTRMVKDIAPGPNHSFPYGFRIKDGKLYFMVTDSSGSSSGWWCSDGTEEGTQLVNSNIQNFYSAFVMGNSFYYLDYSFQTFAYSDLFRTDGTTESTVLVKDLDEVTSLGIQQVLGNSIYFMGGTAAEGIGLWKSDGTTAGTTLVKPFVLPSPVIFFIGQGGSTIMNNTLYLVADDGTHGSELWKSDGTSAGTTLVKDILSGSGNFRISFLTAGSNLIYFLVDGENIQKQLWRSDGTAQGTFSLFEIAPTPFPLNPPLRELIVVGDTVFFGNYSPETGAELWKSDGTIAGTGMVKDIKPGSEGSAIESQSVHNGLLYFSANDGIHGHELWRSDGTEAGTVMVSDVSPGSVGSSPIILAKAGNLLYFTASNGDQGRELWALPLAADYTPPSGGTFTLTPATSIDPGTTLTLTFADWVDADAASLPLTYSILVNGDVVSPSGPTASRNFASPVTPGVHTITGRIHDSANNLTDVISSFTVNTPLQTWRRTYFGSTSNTGTAADTADFDHDGIANLLEWATARNPTIASTLPVTTTLNSFTDKIEFTYIRSRAAFTSGTTYTVEWSDTLAPNSWSDLDVEEVSVIEVDDDTESVFSRIPAGNLGRRFVRLRVTAP; from the coding sequence ATGCCGCTCCCGTTGCCGCGCCTTCCCTTTCGCGCCCTCATTCTGACACTTCTGGTGTTGCCCTGGTCCCTTTCGCAAACCGCGCATGCCGCCGATCCGTATCTGGTGAAGGACATCAATACCGTGCTGCGCAATGATGCTTCAGACCCGTATGATCTTTGTGTTATCGGTTCCACCACCTATTTCACTGCTTTCAGCCCTGCCACTGGCAGGGAACTTTGGAAGTCCGACGGCACAGAGGCTGGCACCGTCTTGGTTAAGGACATCGCAGCCGGCAGCATGGGCGCCAACATCACCGCCCTCGCCGCAATGAACGGAATCCTCTATTTCCGCGCCGATGATGGCATCCACGGCACGGAACTGTGGAAAAGCGACGGCACAGAACAAGGCACTTTGATGTTGAAGGACGCCACTCCTGGTGCCGCCTCATCAGTGATCGACCGGCTAACCCCCGTGGGAAGCACCCTCTACTTCACCATTTCAGAGAGTGGCCTTCTCGTTACCTCTCCCAACGGTCATGTCTCCACCCCCTTGGATCAATCCCTATGGAAAACGGACGGCACTGCTGACGGCACCGTCAAGGTAAAGGATCTCAATCCTTACGCCCATGGCTACGAGAGATTTGGCGACTTAACCCCAGCAGGCAACCATCTTTTTTTCATGCACTACACCGCTGCCCACGGCTCGGAGCTTTGGAAAAGCGATGGCACAGAGCAAGGCACAGGCATGGTGAAGGATATCCGCCCCGGCACCGGCGGCTCCGTTCCCAGTCATCTCACCGTTGTAGGCAGCACGCTCTATTTCAGCGCCAACGATGGCTCCACCGGTGGGGAGCTTTGGAAGAGCGATGGCACCGAGCAAGGAACTACCCTGGTAAAAGACTTCATCCCAGGTGCGACCAGTTCCAATCCCACTGCACTAACCGCTTTTGGCGACCATCTCTATCTCCGGGCCACCGATAGCACCCATGGGGCAGAGCTGTGGAAGAGCGATGGCACCGCGCTAGGCACCACCTTGGTAAAGGACATCAGTGATGGCTCTGCAAGTTCCTCCCCCTATGCATTTGCGGTGATCAATGGCTCGCTTTATTTCTCAGCCTCCGATGGCAACCTCGGCGTTGAGTTGTGGCGCACCGATGGCACCGCCGCAGGCACCATGCTGGTGAAGGATATCAACCCCGGCCCCGGTAACTCATCCCCTTCTGGACTATTTCCAGTGGGCAGCACCTTCTACTTCACCGCCAACGATGGAATCCATGGCACGGAGCTGTGGAAGACAGACGGCACCGCCGCTGGCACGACCATGGTGAAGGATATCCGCGAAGGCCTCACGCCCTCCACCATCTATTATTTCACCGCATCCGGCAACATCCTTCACTTCGCGGTTTCCGATGGCGTCCACGGGCTCGAGCTTTGGAAAAGCGATGGCACTGCGGGAGGCACCACGATGGTGAAGGACATCAATGGCGGCAGCCACTCCTCCGACATTTCCCATCCCATCTCCTTCAATGGCGTGCTTTATTACCAGGCTGACGATGGCATCCATGGAAAGGAACTGTGGCGCAGCGATGGCACCGTTGGAGGCACCCGCATGGTGAAAGATATCGCACCCGGCCCCAATCATTCCTTCCCCTACGGCTTTAGGATTAAGGACGGCAAGCTCTACTTCATGGTCACGGACTCTTCCGGCAGTTCCTCCGGCTGGTGGTGCAGCGACGGCACCGAGGAAGGCACTCAGCTCGTCAATTCCAACATCCAAAACTTCTATTCCGCCTTCGTGATGGGGAATTCTTTTTATTACCTCGATTACAGCTTCCAAACCTTTGCGTATTCTGATTTGTTCCGCACCGATGGCACAACGGAAAGCACCGTGTTGGTCAAAGATCTGGATGAAGTAACCAGCTTGGGTATCCAACAAGTCTTGGGCAACAGCATTTATTTCATGGGCGGCACTGCTGCTGAGGGCATCGGCCTGTGGAAGAGCGATGGCACCACGGCTGGCACTACCCTGGTGAAGCCCTTCGTGCTCCCCAGCCCAGTCATATTCTTCATTGGTCAGGGTGGCAGCACCATCATGAACAACACTCTTTACCTCGTCGCAGACGATGGCACCCATGGCTCCGAGCTTTGGAAGAGTGATGGCACCTCCGCAGGCACCACGCTGGTAAAAGACATCCTCAGCGGCAGCGGGAACTTCAGGATTTCTTTCCTGACGGCAGGCTCCAATTTGATTTACTTCCTCGTCGATGGAGAAAATATTCAGAAGCAGCTGTGGCGCAGCGATGGCACCGCGCAGGGCACCTTCTCCCTTTTTGAAATCGCCCCAACCCCCTTCCCACTCAACCCGCCCCTCCGTGAACTCATCGTGGTAGGCGACACGGTTTTCTTTGGGAACTACAGTCCAGAAACCGGCGCTGAGCTCTGGAAAAGCGACGGCACCATCGCAGGCACCGGCATGGTGAAGGACATCAAGCCTGGCAGCGAAGGTAGCGCTATCGAAAGCCAAAGCGTTCACAACGGTCTCCTCTATTTTTCGGCAAACGATGGCATCCATGGCCACGAACTATGGCGCTCCGATGGCACTGAAGCAGGCACCGTGATGGTGAGTGATGTCTCACCCGGCAGCGTTGGCTCAAGCCCCATCATCCTGGCAAAGGCAGGCAACCTGCTGTATTTCACCGCCTCAAACGGGGATCAAGGCAGGGAGCTCTGGGCTCTCCCCCTCGCCGCAGATTACACTCCGCCCAGCGGTGGAACGTTCACACTAACTCCCGCCACCTCCATCGATCCAGGCACAACACTCACCCTCACCTTTGCTGACTGGGTGGATGCAGATGCAGCCTCTCTTCCGCTCACCTACTCGATCTTGGTGAATGGAGACGTCGTATCCCCATCAGGTCCCACCGCGTCTCGCAATTTTGCCTCGCCAGTTACTCCCGGCGTCCACACCATCACAGGCCGCATCCACGATTCTGCCAATAACCTCACCGATGTTATCTCTAGCTTCACCGTCAACACCCCGCTGCAGACTTGGCGCAGAACCTACTTCGGCAGCACCTCCAACACCGGCACCGCCGCAGACACTGCCGATTTCGACCACGATGGCATCGCCAACCTTCTCGAATGGGCGACCGCACGGAATCCCACCATCGCCAGCACCCTGCCAGTCACCACCACCCTCAACAGCTTCACCGACAAGATTGAGTTCACCTACATTCGCAGTCGCGCCGCTTTCACTTCCGGCACCACCTACACCGTCGAGTGGAGCGACACCCTCGCCCCCAACAGCTGGAGCGATCTCGACGTGGAAGAAGTTTCCGTCATTGAAGTTGATGACGACACCGAGTCTGTCTTTTCACGAATCCCCGCTGGCAACCTCGGCAGACGCTTCGTCCGCCTTCGCGTCACGGCACCGTAG
- a CDS encoding DUF1552 domain-containing protein, with the protein MSNYLSQSWLIDRRHALRAMGTFISLPLLECMVPFRATAAEKITATPRRSAFIYLANGVHSLNYQITTSGKDYQFSRSLLPLEKHRESITPISGLHHPGGLSHHHNCISIWLTGGKLGPTDRNTISVDQQMAAVTAQHTRYPSLEVAITQESLAWTADGVRLPALRRCSEIFSSMFAEPKGGIASQRRALRRKGSVLDDNLAEVRRLDKKMGSEDKGRMDQYLTSVREAEIRTRRADAWLDTPLPAISEADAKRTNRDIADTLAGDYFRAVYDLMVLAFQTDVTRVATFSLGGEGQAIAIPEIGITESRHQLSHHGGDADYIEKLTNYDTFAIEQFSYFLTRLSETKDLHGKSLLGSTMSLFGSGMSYGHSHGNANLPLVLAGGSDLGLKHGQHLDFNKAAPGFEGYTFGADGALTTAHYQVCSRPVNSDAHMSNLLLLMAQRMGVEIDKFGDSNQVIAL; encoded by the coding sequence ATGAGCAACTACCTCTCCCAATCCTGGCTGATTGACCGTCGGCATGCGCTTCGCGCGATGGGCACTTTTATCTCCCTGCCGCTGCTGGAATGCATGGTCCCGTTCAGGGCCACGGCTGCGGAGAAAATTACCGCCACGCCACGGCGCAGCGCCTTCATTTATCTTGCCAACGGCGTTCACTCGCTGAACTACCAGATCACCACTTCCGGGAAAGACTACCAGTTTTCCCGGTCGCTTTTGCCTCTGGAGAAACATCGCGAGTCCATCACGCCCATCAGCGGATTGCATCATCCGGGAGGCCTCAGTCACCACCATAACTGCATCAGCATCTGGCTGACCGGTGGAAAGCTCGGGCCGACTGATCGCAATACCATTTCCGTCGACCAACAAATGGCCGCGGTCACCGCGCAGCATACCCGCTACCCATCTCTCGAAGTTGCCATCACCCAGGAGTCGCTCGCTTGGACTGCCGACGGTGTGCGTCTGCCCGCGTTGCGTCGTTGCAGCGAGATCTTTTCCTCCATGTTTGCCGAGCCAAAAGGCGGCATCGCATCCCAGCGACGGGCCCTTCGTCGCAAAGGCAGCGTGCTCGATGACAACCTCGCTGAAGTTCGCCGCCTCGACAAAAAAATGGGCTCTGAGGACAAGGGACGCATGGATCAATACCTCACTTCCGTGCGCGAGGCGGAGATCCGCACGCGGCGGGCCGATGCATGGCTCGATACGCCGCTGCCCGCCATTTCAGAAGCCGATGCCAAACGCACCAACCGCGACATCGCCGACACTCTGGCAGGTGATTATTTCCGCGCAGTCTATGACTTGATGGTGCTGGCGTTTCAGACGGATGTCACCCGCGTGGCCACCTTCAGCCTCGGTGGCGAAGGCCAGGCGATCGCGATTCCCGAAATCGGAATTACCGAGTCGCGCCATCAACTCAGTCACCACGGAGGTGATGCAGACTACATCGAGAAACTCACCAACTACGACACCTTTGCCATTGAGCAGTTCAGTTACTTCCTCACGCGACTCTCGGAAACCAAGGACCTTCACGGCAAGTCATTGCTCGGTTCCACCATGTCGCTTTTCGGCAGCGGCATGTCCTACGGTCACAGCCATGGCAATGCCAACCTCCCGCTGGTGCTCGCCGGCGGCTCCGACCTTGGACTGAAGCATGGTCAGCATTTGGATTTCAACAAGGCCGCCCCGGGATTCGAGGGCTACACGTTCGGGGCGGACGGCGCGCTCACCACCGCGCATTACCAGGTCTGCAGCCGCCCGGTGAACAGCGACGCCCACATGAGCAACCTGCTGCTCCTCATGGCCCAACGCATGGGTGTGGAGATCGACAAGTTCGGCGACAGCAACCAGGTGATCGCACTATGA
- a CDS encoding four helix bundle protein — translation MSIRRFEDIEGWQLARELTRQVYVVAMQGAFAKDFGLRDQMTRASGSAMHNIAEGFDGGSNAEFVKYLHYSQRSCSEVQSQLYVALDQTYITQAEFASLYEKAARTHSKVGGFIRYLLSASSPRKLLNEELRTKH, via the coding sequence ATGAGTATCCGTCGCTTCGAAGACATTGAAGGCTGGCAGTTGGCGCGGGAGCTGACGAGGCAAGTCTATGTCGTGGCGATGCAAGGTGCGTTTGCGAAAGATTTTGGACTGCGGGATCAGATGACTCGTGCCTCAGGCTCGGCCATGCACAATATCGCCGAGGGATTCGATGGGGGAAGTAACGCCGAGTTCGTCAAGTATCTGCACTACTCGCAGCGCTCATGCTCAGAGGTTCAGAGTCAGCTCTACGTCGCCTTGGACCAGACCTACATTACGCAGGCTGAATTCGCCTCCCTCTACGAAAAAGCCGCTCGAACTCATTCCAAAGTCGGAGGATTTATCCGCTATCTCCTCAGCGCCTCCAGCCCTCGCAAACTCCTCAACGAAGAACTAAGAACCAAGCACTAG